A stretch of Lathyrus oleraceus cultivar Zhongwan6 chromosome 6, CAAS_Psat_ZW6_1.0, whole genome shotgun sequence DNA encodes these proteins:
- the LOC127096044 gene encoding uncharacterized protein LOC127096044: MIVRLDRLTTRGLGKRRGKQNRNYGKLYNAPADIGKQRVVDGKRTSGGGAPTPLKFYRCENVMTCYNYGEPRYISTHCPKPKKASTGGKVFALTGTQTSSDDRLIRGICYINNTPLISIINTGATHSFIDADCVKRLGLVVSYMSGEIVIETPAKDFSIDLMFFPLENLDVTLGMNWLEINHVHINWYNKSLEFTAPGEEEEASFLSSRDLKEILEEEAQVFGLFAALSAKIQAVTDELQVVQDFPKVFLDDI; encoded by the exons ATGATAGTAAGGCTCGATCGGCTCACTACAAGGGGGTTGGgcaagagaagaggaaagcagaATCGGAACTATGGGAAGCTATATAATGCTCCAGCTGATATAGGTAAACAAAGAGTTGTTGATGGTAAGAGGACaagtgggggaggtgctcctactcCTCTTAAGTTCTATAGGTGCG AGAATGTGATGACTTGCTACAACTATGGTGAACCAAGATATATCAGCACTCATTGCCCGAAGCCTAAGAAAGCTTCAACTGGAGGAAAGGTGTTCGCTCTGACAGGGACTCAGACTTCCAGTGATGATAGGTTGATTAGAGGTATATGTTATATTAATAATACGCCTTTGATTTCTATTATCAATACTGGAgctactcattcttttattgATGCTGACTGTGTGAAAAGGCTAGGCCTTGTTGTGTCTTATATGAGTGGAGAAATAGTTATCGAAACTCCTGCTAAAG ATTTTAGCATTGATCTTATGTTCTTTCCATTAGAGAATCTTGATGTTACCTTGGGGATGAACTGGTTGGAGATTAATCATGTTCATATCAATTGGTATAACAAGTCGCTGGAATTTACTGCTCCTGGTGAGGAGGAAGAAGCTAGCTTTTTGTCTTCTAGAGATTTGAAGGAGATTTTGGAAGAGGAAGCTCAGGTGTTTGGGCTATTCGCAGCGTTATCTGCTAAGATTCAGGCGGTGACTGATGAATTGCAGGTAGTGCAGGATTTTCCAAAGGTGTTTCTAGATGACATTTAA
- the LOC127096045 gene encoding uncharacterized protein LOC127096045, giving the protein MDCSEAQKVQFDMHMLVEEVDDWWINTRHVLDVAAEVVTWVVFRREFLRKYFPEDVRGKKEIEFLELKQGNLSVTEYTSRFVELVKFYPHYSEATIEFSKCIKFENGLCPKIKKVIGYQ; this is encoded by the coding sequence ATGGATTGCTCTGAAGCACAAAAGGTGCAATTCGATATGCATATGTTAGTTGAGGAAGTTGATGACTGGTGGATCAACACTCGTCACGTGTTGGATGTTGCAGCTGAAGTTGTAACTTGGGTTGTGTTCCGCAGGGAGTTTTTGAGAAAGTACTTTCCGGAGGATGTTCGTGGTAAAAAGGAGATTGAGTTTCTGGAGCTGAAGCAGGGTAATTTGTCAGTTACTGAGTATACTTCCAGATTTGTGGAACTTGTTAAGTTCTATCCTCATTACAGCGAGGCGACAATTGAGTTCTCGAAGTGTATCAAATTCGAGAATGGTTTGTGTCCTAAGATTAAGAAGGTTATTGGATACCAATAG